The stretch of DNA TATGCGAAGTATGATGGCCGCACGATCAAATTCGGCATCCGGGGAAAACTCTAAATGATGAAACGACTCTACGCCGCCGGCCTGCTGGCGGCGAGTTTGGCCGGCTGCGCTTCGGCGCCGCCGGCGGTCGACACGTCCGAACAGGAAGTGATCGGCATTATCAACAAGGTCAATGGCTACTGGCAGCAGCGCGAAGCGCCGCAAAAGTGGGCCTTCTGGGATATCGCCGCCTACCATACGGGGAATATGGAGGCTTACCAGATTACCGGCAATCCCGCGTGGCGCAGATATTCCGAAGACTGGGCGGCGCATAACAACTGGCAGGGCGCCAAGTCCACCGACAAGACCTCATGGAAGTACCAGTATGGCGAGACCGACGACCATGTGATGTTCGGCGACTGGCAGATCTGCTTCCAGACCTATGCGGACTTGTACAAGCTCGATCCCGATCCGAAGAAGATCGCCCGCGCACGCGAGGTGATGGAGTATCAGATGCGTACTCCAAACAAGGACTACTGGTGGTGGTCGGACGGCTTGTACATGGTGATGCCGGTAATGACCAAGCTGTATGCGATCACCGGCAACCGCCAGTACCTCGACAAGCTACACGAGTATTTTGAATACTCGAACAGCATCATGTACGACAGCGACGCGCAGCTGTACTACCGCGATGCGCGCTACGTCTATCCCAAACATCAAAGCGTCAACGGCAAGAAGGACTTCTGGTCGCGCGGCGATGGGTGGGTATTCGCCGGCCTGGCCAAGGTACTGAATGATCTGCCGAAAGACGATCCTTATCGTGCCGACTACATCGCCAAATTCAAAGGCATGGCGCAGGCATTGAAGAAAGCGCAGACCGACGACGGCTACTGGACGCGCAGCCTGCTCGATCCGCAGCACGCACCGGGACCGGAAACCAGCGGCACCGCCTTCTTCGTCTACGGCTACCTGTGGGGCATCAATAACGGCCAGCTGGAGCGCGATGAGTATCTGCCGGTGGTGCGCAAAGGCTGGCGCTACCTGAGCAAAACCGCACTGCAAGCGGACGGCAAAATCGGCTACGTACAGCCGATCGGCGACCGCGCCATACCGGGACAGGTGGTGGACCAGAATTCGACCACGGCGTTCGGTGTTGGCGCCTACCTGCTGGCGTCCTCGGAGCTGGTGCGCCTGCTGCGTCAATAACAACGGAGACTGAATGGAACGACGACACTTTATCCAGACCCTCGCAGCGACGGTGGGCGGCGGCACCGCCAGCGCGCCAGCCACGGCGGCCACGTTGACCACCACGAGCGCCGACACCAGCGGTGCCGCAGCCCGCACACAACTCGCCACACTGGCGCAAAAAATGTCCGAGCCAGTGCTGACCAATATGGCGGCCGGCACGCTGAAGAAAAATTTCGCCCTCGAAGTCAGTCCCACCTGGGATGGCCGCGACAAAGGCGTGGCCTACCTCGAGTGCTTCGGCCGACTGATCGCCGGCATCGCGCCATGGCTGGCCCTTGCCGACGACGGCACGCCAGAAGGCCGCACCCGCAAGCGCCTGCAACAACTCGCACTGCAAAGCTACACCAACTCTGTCGAGCCATCTAATCCAGATTACCTGCTGTGGCAAGGGCCCGGCCAGACCCTGGTCGATTCCGCCTACTTCACCAATGCCCTGATCCGCGCGCCGCAAGCGCTGTGGGAACCGCTGGACGCCAAAACCAAACAGCGCATCATCGCCGAAATCAAATCCCTGCGCCGCATCGAACCGCCGTACATCAACTGGATGCTGTTCGCCGCCATGAACGAAGCCTGGCTGATGTCCATCGGCGAAGAATTCGACCCGCTGCGGATGAACGTCGCCATCCGAAAAATCAACGAATGGTATGTCGGCGATGGCTGGATCAAGGACGGTGACGCATTCCACTTCGACTACTACAACGCCTTTGTCATGCACCCGATGCTGGTCGAAATCCTCGACGTGCTGCATGCGAAAAAAGGCGCGTTCTGGAACGGCAAACCGGAAGAGTTGCGCGCGCAAGCCATCAAACGCATGCAGCGCTACAGCGAGCACCTGGAGCGCTTCATCTCCACCGATGGCAGCTTCCCGCCGATCGGCCGATCGCTCACCTACCGCACCGCCGCCTTTCAGCCATTGGCGCTGCTGGCGTTGCGCAAGCAGCTGCCGCAAAGTCTGCCCGAAGGCCAGATCCGCGCCGCGCTGCAAGCGGTGCACAAAGCCGTATGGTCGGCGCCGTCCAACTTCAACAAGGAAGGCTACCTCACCATCGGCTTCGTCGGCCATCAACCGGAGCTGGGCGACTGGTACTCCAACAACGGCAGCATGTATATCGCCTCCGCCAGCCTGCTGCCACTCGGCCTGCCGCCAACCGACAGCTACTGGACTGCGCCCGCGCAGGACTGGACGCAGAAGAAAGCCTTCTCCGGCGCCCGCTTCCCTAAAGACTACCCGGTAAACTACTAATGACGATCAAGTCCACCTCCCGCCGCACCATGTTGCGCGGCGCCAGCGCCGCCGCAGCAGTAACCACCATGGGCAGCCTGATACTGCCGCTGTCGGCGCAAGCCGCCGCCCGCTTCACCATCAGCGACACCGACTTCATGCTCGACGGCCAGCGTCTGCAAATCCGCTGCGGTGAAATGCACTTCGCCCGCGTGCCGCGCGAATACTGGCAGCACCGCCTGAAAGCCATCAAGGCGATGGGCCTCAACACCGTCTGCGCCTACCTGTTCTGGAATTACCACGAATGGCGCGAAGGCCGCTACGACTGGCAGGGACAGCGCGACGCCGCCGAATTCTGCAAACTCGCGCAGCAGGAAGGCCTGTGGGTCATCCTGCGTCCCGGCCCTTATGCTTGCGCCGAGTGGGAAATGGGCGGCCTGCCATGGTGGCTGCTGAAGAAACCCGGCGACGCCTTCCTGCGGACACGCGACGCCAACTTCGTGCAGCCGGCGCGCCGTTACATGAAGGAAGTCGGCCGCATCCTCGGACCGCAGCAGATCACCCACGGCGGCCCGATACTGATGGTGCAGGTCGAAAATGAATACGGCTTCTTCGGCGAAGACCTGGACTACATGCGCGACATGAAAAGCATGCTGCAAGATGCCGGCTTCGACGTGCCGCTCTTCCAGTGCAATCCAACCAACTCGGTGGTCAAGTCGCACATCGACGGCTTGTTCAACGTCGTCAATTTCGGCAGCGATCCGCAGACCGGCTTCAAGGCGCTGGACCAGGTGCAGAAAGGCCCGCGCATGTGCGGCGAATACTACTCCGGCTGGTTTGACACCTGGGGCGCGCCGCATCGTCGCGGCTCCGCCAACGGCGCCGTGGCCGACATCCAGACCATGCTGAAGGCCAATGGCTCCTTCAGCCTGTACATGGCGCACGGCGGTACCAGCTTCGGCCTGTGGGGCGGCTGCGATCGCCCCTTCCGTCCCGACACCAGCAGCTACGACTACGACGCGCCGATCAGCGAAGCCGGATGGACCGGCGAAAAGTTCCAGGCCTACCGCGACGGCATCAAACCCTTCCTGCCAGCGGGTGAAACACTGCCGCCGCCTCCGCCGAAAAATCCGGTCATCGCCATCAAACCGTTTGCGTTCAAGGAGTCCTGCACGGTGGCCGCCGCTATGCCGGCCAAGGCGCTCAGCGTCACCTCGCCGCAGCCGATCGAGCAGTACGACATCAGCCGCGGCCTGGTCGCCTACCGCGTCACGCTGCCCGTCGGCCCGGCCGGCAAGCTGGAAGCGGCCAAGGTGCGCGACCTGGCGTGGGTCAGCATCGACGGCAAACAAATCGGCACCATGGACACGCGCTACCGCCGCTTCAGCATCGACCTGCCGGCGCGCAGCAAACCGGCGACGCTGGAGATCCTGCTGTACACCATCGCCCGCGTCAACTTCGGCGTCGAAATCCACGACCGAAAAGGCCTGCATGGGCCGGTGCTTCTCAACGGCCAGCCGCTGGAAAACTGGGACATCCGCGCCATCGACTTCGACGCCGACGCCGTACTTCCGCCGCTGACGTGGAAGACCGGCCGCGCGCAAGGCGCCGCCTTCTGGCGCGGAGGTTTCGATGTTACGGAAAGCGGCGACACCTTCCTCGACATGTCCGGCTGGGGCCAGGGGATCGTGTGGGTCAATGGCCGCTGCCTTGGCCGTTACTGGAGCATCGGCCCGACGCAGACCATGTATCTTCCCGGCCCATGGATAAAACAGGGCCACAACGAAGTGGTGGTGCTGGACCTGACCGGCCCGCGCAGCGCCCGCATCGAAGGCCTGACCATGCCGGTTCTCGACAAGCTGCGGCCAGAGCTGGATCTGGCGCGTCCGCCTAGCAAAGTGAAACCGGCCCTGGACGGCGTCAAGCCAGCGCACGACGGCGAATTCGCGCAAGGCTCGACGGTGCAGGACGTGAAGTTCGCGCAGCCGGTGAAAGGCCGGCAGTTCTGCCTGGAGTCGCTCGATGCGTTCGACGGCAAGCAGTACGCCGCCGTGGCCGAACTGGCGCTGCTGGGTGTCGATGGCAAGACGCTCAACCAGTCCAACTGGACCATCGTCTACGCCAGCAGCGAGGAAGCCACCAAGGAAGACGGCGGCGCGCTCAACGCCATCAATGGCCAGGCCTCCGACTTCTGGCACACCGCCTACAGCGGCAAGGCAGCGACGGCGCCAGGCAGCAAGCATCCGCACCGTCTGATCATCGACCTCGGCGCCGAAGCCACCGTTGCCGGTCTGCGCTACACGCCGCGCCAAGGACCGGAAAGCGTTACCGGCCGCATCAAGCACTACCGCGCCTACATCGGCGACCGGTTGGTTAAGGAGGGCTGACAGCAGACTGCGACAGGCTGCGATCAGATTGAGGATTTCCCATCGGCAATCGTTGACAGCATCCCACGCGCCGGATGATCATGTTGCGAATGATCAAACGTGAAAAATTCTGGCGCCAGCCGGGCTGGCTGTTTTGCCTGCTGCTACCGCTGTTCCATTTTGCCAGCGTCAAGCTGACTTTCTTCTGTGCCGTCACACCGGAAAACGCGGTCGTCGTCTGGCTGCCGAATGCCGTGCTGCTGGCGGCGCTGCTGCGCTTTCGCGGCCAGCGCGCGTCCTTGCTGGCCGCGCTCACCTTCACGTCCGACGTGCTGGCCAACCTCAATGCTTTCCCCTGGTACGAGGCGATTCTGCTCAGTGCCGTCAATGTGCTGGAAGTGACGATCACCTACCAGCTCATGAAGCGCAGCCAGACCTCGCCGCGCCTGCACCGTCTGAAAGACCTGGGCAAATTCATTCTCGCCGGCCCGGTGTTCGGCGCGATGCTGGCCGGCCTGATTGCGGCGGTGGTGCTGCAACAGGTGGGCGGCGCGAGCACGCCCTATCTGACCTTGGCGCGTGTCTGGTGGTTTGGCGACGGATTGGGACTGCTGATCTACACGCCGCTGCTGCTGGCCTACACGCAGTCGCAGCACCAGCGCCCCAAGCTCACGCGCTGGGACGATGCGGCGCTGATCACTACGCTGCTGCTGGCCGTTGCCGTGCTGTCCGCGCACGGCGGCGAGATCGATGGCGTATCAGTCACGCCAACGCTGCTGCTGCCGGCGGTGGCGGTAATCGCCTTCCGTTTCGGCGTGCGCCTCACTACCCTGCTGGTGGCGCTGATTTCGCTCAGCACCGCGATGCTGATGACTACCGGTTTGAAACCGTTCGGCGAAGTGCCGATCCATCTGGAAGTGGTGCGTGCACAGGAATTCATTCTCACGCTGTGCATCATCGGCATCGGCTTTGCGGTGGTGCTCAGCGAGCTGCAAACGCGCGAGCGTGAACTGGAAAGCCGGGTGCGCGAACGCACGCGCGAACTGGAACAATCCAATTCACGGCTGGCCGATATCAGCGCCACCGATGGCCTGACCGGCATCGCCAACCGCCGCCGTTTCGACGAAACGCTGGCGGCGGAATGGAGCCGCGCGCGCCGCAACAAACAGCCCCTGATGCTGGCGTTGTTGGACGTCGATCTATTCAAACAATACAACGACTGCTACGGCCACCAGAGCGGCGACGATGCGCTGCGGGCGGTGGCGAACGAGCTGGCAAAGCAGATGCGTCGCGGCGGTGATTTCGTGGCCCGCTACGGTGGTGAGGAATTTGCCGTGATCGCGCAGTCGGTCAATGAAGAACATGCGCTGGCGATGGCGGAGTCGATTTGCGCCGCGATCGCCGCGCTGAATCTGCCGCACGCCACTTCTCCGTTCAAAGTGCTCACCGCCAGCATCGGCGTGGCGCTGGTGACTCCGGACGAACAGCACTCGATTACGTCGCTGATCAAGACCGCCGACGTGGCGCTGTACCGCGCCAAGCAGCTCGGCCGCAACCGCGTCGAGCAGGCCGACGTCACCTCAATCGCCTGATCGTCCAGACGCCACACGCCGGTACTGGCTGGGCGTCAGCCCGGTAGTAGCCTTGAACTGGCGCGTGAAAGCGGAATGGTCGCCGTAGCCGCAGGCTTGCGCGATTTCCGCGACGCTGGCGTCGCCGTTCAGCATGCGCGAGGCGGCGTCTACGCGGGTCTGGATGATCATCTGGCGCGGCGTCAGGTGGAAGATGCGCAGGAAGTACCGCTCGATCTGCGCCACCGACATATTGGCGATGCGGGCCAACTCCGGCAGTTGCAGGGGCTGGCCATACTGTTCGTGAATCACGGTGACCGCCGCCGCCACTTTGCGGTAGGCGGGATTCTTCTTGTCTGCCATCGCCAGGTCGCGCGAGATGCCGGTCAGGCCGACGATGCGGCCATCGGCGTCGCGCAGCGCGGTCTTGCGCGTCAGGCACCAGCCGGGATCGCGGTTGGGATACAGGTGCAGTTCCAGCTGGTCTTCAATGTCGTTATCGCCGGCCAGCACCATCAAGTCCTGCGCATGATAGGTCTGGCCGAAAGGATGGGCAAACACCTCGGCCGGCGTGCGGCCGATCAGCGCAGACTTGTGCCGCTGACCGCAACGCTGCACCAAGGTCTGGTTGACCACCACGTAACGCCCCTCGCCGTCCTTGACGAAGAACACCACGTCCGGCAGTGCATCAAACAGCCCTTCCGCAAAGAAGGGATCGGCGACGGCGGCGCCCAGCGCGGCGCGCGTGGTTTCATGGTTGGCAGTGTGCATGGACTTCATTCTGCACCATTGTGCAGATTTCGTCACCCATCGTGCGCAAGCGGTGCAAGACAGGCAACGGCGGCCAGCCTAAGATTTCAACATGAAAACCATCTCGATTATCGACTCCCATACCGGCGGCGAACCTACCCGCCTGGTCATCGACGGCGGCCCCGATCTGGGCCACGGCCCGCTCAGCGAACGCGTAGCACGTCTGCGCGCCGCCCATGACAACTTCCGCTCCGCCGTCGTCTGCGAACCGCGCGGCTCGGACGTGCTGGTCGGCGCCCTGCTGTGCGCACCGCATGCGCCGGACTGCGTGGCGGGCGTGATCTTCTTTAACAACGTCGGCTACCTTGGTATGTGCGGACACGGCACCATCGGCCTGGTGGCCTCGCTGGCCTTCATGGGCCGCATCGGGCCGGGACGCCATCGCATCGATACGCCAGTCGGCGTGGTGGAGGCAGAACTGCATGCCGACGGCAGCGTCACCGTCGATAATGTAGCGTCCTACCGAAGCCGCGCCGCCGTCACCGTCGAGGTGCCGGGCATCGGCGCCGTCACCGGCGACATCGCCTACGGCGGCAACTGGTTCTTCCTGGTGGCCGAGCATGGCCAGGAACTCAGCGTGCGTAATGTGGAGGCGCTGACCAGCTACACCGTGGCCGTCGCCGCCGCGCTGGCCGACCAGGACATCACCGGCGATGACGGCGCGCTGATCGACCACATCGAGCTGTTTGCCGATTCGCGTACTGGCGCCGACAGCCAGAGCTTCGTGCTCTGCCCCGGCAAGGCCTACGACCGTTCGCCATGCGGCACCGGCACCAGCGCCAAGCTGGCCTGCCTGGCCGCCGACGGCAAGCTGGCCGAAGGAGCTTTGTGGAAGCAGGAGAGCGTGATCGGCAGCGTGTTCGAAGCGTCCTACCGCGTGCGCGACGGCCAGCTGCTGCCGAGCATCCGCGGCAAGGCGTGGGTCAACGCGCAGGCGCAGCTGATCCTCGATCCGAGCGATCCATTCGTCTGGGGCATACGGTGAACAATGCCGAAGTGATCGTCATCGGCGCCGGCATCGTCGGCGCCGCGTGTGCGGATGCGCTCAGTGAGCGCGGGCTGCGCGTGGCGGTCATCGAGCAGGATATCGCCGGCGGCGGCGCCACGGCGGCCGGCATGGGCCACCTGGTGGTGATGGACGACAACGCAGCCGAACTGGCACTGTCGGCCTACTCGGTCGCCTTGTGGAAGGATCTGGTGGGCGACCGCCCGCAACGTCATGAATACAGCGGCTGCGGAACCATCTGGGTCGCCGCCGACGAAGAGGAAATGGACGCCGCGCTGCAAAAGGCGCAAACATTGTCCGGCCACGGCCTGCTGTGCGAAGTGCTGACGCCTGCGGCGCTGTATGCACGCGAGCCGCAGCTGCGCGCCGGCCTCGCGGGCGGCCTGCTGGTGCGCGGCGACGGCCTGGTCTATCCGCCCAAGACCACGCGCATTCTGCTGGATCGCGCCATGCGTCGCGGCACCATCACCAAGCGCGCCACCGTCACGGCGATCGAAGACCATGGCGTGGTGCTGAGCGACGGCACCCGTCATCAGGCGCAGCACATCGTGCTGGCGGCCGGCGCGCGATCGAGCACGCTGCTGCCGGAGCTGCCGATCCAGCCGAAGAAAGGCCATCTGGCCATCACCGACCGCTATCCCGGCTTTGTGAAGCACCAGCTGGTGGAACTGGGCTATATCAAGAGCGCGCATGCCGCCAGCGGCGATTCGGTCGCCTTCAATCTGCAACCGCGTCCAACCGGCCAAATCCTGATCGGCTCGTCGCGCCAGTTCGACACCACCGATCCGGCGGTGGAACCGGCGATGTTACAGCGCATGCTGCGCCACGCCACTACCTTCACGCCGCGCTTGGAGGAATTGAACGTGCTGCGCACCTGGACCGGCTTTCGCGCCGCCACGCCGGACGGCCTGCCATTGATCGGCCCTTGCAGCGCAAGGCGCGGTTTATGGCTGGCCACCGGCCATGAAGGTCTCGGTATCACCACCTCCCTGGCGACGGCGCAACTGCTGGCCGGCCAGATACAAAACGAACGCACGCGCATCCCGTTTGCGCCCTATCTGCCGGGACGCTTCCATGTCTGACGCCCTGATCACCATCAGCATCAACGCCCACGACATCAGCGTGGCGCACGGCGTGACTGTGGCCGCCGCCATCGCCATGGCGGGTAACACCATCACACGCCGCTCTGTCAGCGGCGCGGCGCGCGCGCCCTTGTGCGGCATGGGCGTTTGCCAGGAATGCCGCGTCACCATCGACGGCCGCGCGCACCAGCTGTCGTGCCAGACGCTGTGCGCCGACGGCATGCACGTGGTGACAGGAGCGGCAGCATGAAGCGCTTCGACGTATTGGTGGTAGGCGCTGGCCCGGCCGGACTGGCGGCGGCGCATGCAGCCATGACGCATGGCGCGCAGGTCGGCATCGTCGATGACAATCCGCTGGCCGGTGGTCAGATCTGGCGCGGTGGCGCCGATATCCAACCCGACCAGCGCGGGCAGCGGCTGTGGAACGAATTACGTGACTCCAGGCGCATGATTTTCCTGCCGCAGACGCGCGTGCTGTACTCGCCACAGCCGGGCCACCTGCAGGTGCAGACGCCGGAAGCATCGGCCGCGCTGCACTACAATAAACTGATACTGGCGACCGGCGCGCGCGAACGCCTGCTGCCCTTCCCTGGCTGGACGCTGCCCGGCGTGACCGGCGCCGGCGGCTTGCAGGCGCTGTCCAAGGGCGGCTATCCGCTGCAAGGCAAGCGCGTGGTGGTGGCGGGCAGCGGCCCGCTGCTGCTGGCTGCCGCCGCCACCTTGCGCAGCAAAGGCGCGCATATCGTCGCCATCGTCGAGCAGGCGGCCACGCCGGCGTTACTGCGCTTCGGTATCGGCCTGCTGGCGACGCCGTCCAAAATCACGCAAGCACTGCATCTGGGTACGCAACTGCGCGGCGTGCCTTATCTGCGCAACAGCTACGTACTGTCGGCACATGGCGACGGCACGCTGCAATCGGTGCAGATCCAGCGTACCGGCGTGCCGGAAGTCGAAACCCTGCAATGCGATTACCTGGCCTGTGGCTACGGCCTGCTGCCGAATGTGGAACTGGCGCAGGCGCTGGGCTGCGCCACCGCTTCGCATAACGGCCAGACCGTGGTCAAGGTCGGCGATATGCAGCGCACCACCGTGCCGGACATCTACTGCGCCGGCGAAGGCACCGGCGTGGGCGGGGTTGACCTGGCGCTGGCCGAAGGCCACATCGCCGGACTGGCCGCCAGCGGTCACGCCAACGAAGCACAGGAAGCCATGGGCCGCCGCGCGCACTGGAGAAAATTCGCCGACCGCCTGGCACGCGCATTTGCGTTGCGTTCGGAACTGCGCACGCTGGCCGGCGACGACACCATTGTCTGCCGCTGCGAAGACGTCTGCCATGGCGACCTGCGCACCCACACCGGCTGGCGCAGCGCCAAGCTGCAAACCCGTTGCGGCATGGGACCGTGCCAGGGACGCATCTGCGGCGGCGCCACCGAAGTGCTGTACGGCTGGCGTCCCGACGCGGTACGCCTGCCGATTTCGCCGGCACGCATCGCCAGCATGATCGAGTAGCTTTTTAGTTACGCTTGATGGTCGAGCTACGCAGGATCAACTGCGGCTCGACCATGGTGGTGGACGGCGCTTCCTTGCCGTCGATGGTGGCGATCAGTTTTTCCATCGCGATGGCGCCCATGCGTTCACTTTGCAGGTCCACCGTAGTCAATGGCGGCGAGGTGTACAAGCCGTAGTGGATGTTGTCGAAGCCAGCCACCGACATATCCTCCGGCAGCTTGAAGCCCAGCGACTGCGCGGCTTTCATGAAGCCCAGCGCCATCAGATCGTTATAGCAGATCAGCGCATCCGGATGTTCAGCGCCCAGCATGATGGCCGAGCATACGCGTTCGCCTTCGGCCGCCGTCGGCGCGCTGCCTTCGTGCGTGGTCAGTTGCAAGCCATGCGCAGCCAGGCATTCGCGGATGCCGCCGAGACGTTCCTCGTCGCGGCGCGAACGCGGGAAGCTCAGATAGGCGATACGCTTGTGGCCCAGTGAGATCAGGTGGCGCGTCAGCATGTAGGCGCCGCGATGGTCGTCGCTGATCACCCATGGAATCTCCAGCCGGTTCAAACGGCCGAAGAACACTAGTGGCTTGCCCAGTTCCGTCATCCAGTCCATTTCCGATTCCAGCATGCGCGAGAAGACGATCATGCCGTCCACGCGGCGGCTCAGCGCTTCCAGCAGCGGACGTTCGCGGCCGGGATTTTCTTCGGTATCGACCAGCAGCAGCGTGTAGCCGTGGGCCAGCGCCACGCGGTTGGCGCCCTTGACGATGCTGGTGAAGTGCGGGTTGCTGACGTCCAGCACCGACAGGCCGATGCTCTTGGTGCGGCCGGTGATCATGGACGCCGCCAGTGGATTGGAACGATAGCCCAGTTTGGCAATCACCTCCGTGATGGTCGCTTCCACCGCTGGCGAGAACCGCTGCGCGCCGTTGACGAACTTCGAGACGGTGGCTGTCGAGACGCCGGCGGCGGCGGCGACGTCACGGATGGTGGCTACGTTTTTTTTCATGATCAGACTGTCGGAAAGCATGGCGCGTACTGCACCAAAGGGACGATCTTATCATGACGGCATGATTATTCAGTCGTCGCCGAAGCGGAAGCTGGTCTGCGAGCGAAACACCTGCCCCGGATACAACGCGGTGGTCGGGAAGCTGGCGTGGTTCGGGCTATCCGGCAGGTGCTGCGTTTCAAACGCAAACGCGCCGTGGCGCTGGTAGCTGACGCCTTCGCTGCCGGTCTCCGTGCCGTCAAAGCCGTTGACGGTGTATAGCTGCACCGATGGCTCGCTGGTGCTGACCACCAGCCGGCGTGCGGCGGCGGTGATGGTGGCCACGCGGGCGAAAGCGCCCAACGGTTTGGCCAGCACCAAGGTGTGGTCATAGCCGCCGGGGACCGACGGCAACCGCGCGCTGGCGCTGGCCGCGTGGCGGAAGTCGAACGGCGTGCCGGCCACGTCCAGCAGCGCGCCAGTGGGTATGCGCACGGCGTTGGTCTCCAGATAGCGGTTTGCATAAATCTGGAAGCGATGATCAGCCAGCGTATTGGCGGCAGCGCCGGCCAGATTAAGGTAGACGTGATTGGTCAGGTTGAGCACCGTCGGTGCGGTGGTCGTGGCCTGGTATTCGATGCGAAATTCGTCGCGCTTGCGCAGCAGACGGTAAGTCACCGTGATGTCCATCGCGCCGGGGAAGTTCTGGTCGCCGTCGGGACTGTGCAGGCGGTAGATGGAGCCGATCGATTCCTTATCGGCGAAGTCCTGGCGCCGCCATACGCGCTTGTCGTAGGGTTGCGGGTCGCCATGAATGGCCATGCCTTTGCCGTTGGGGACCAGTTGCACGGTCTTGCCGTCCAGCGTGTAGCGGGCGTTGGCGATGCGGCCGGCGTAGCGGCCTATCACGGCGCCGTAGCGGCCGCGCGTGCGCTCGAACGCCGCCAGGTCGGGCAGGCTGAGAATGATGTTGGTGCGTTTGCCGTGGTGGTCCGCCACCTCCGCCGCCACCAGCGTGGCGCCGTAGTCGATGTAGGCCA from Duganella dendranthematis encodes:
- a CDS encoding NAD(P)/FAD-dependent oxidoreductase translates to MNNAEVIVIGAGIVGAACADALSERGLRVAVIEQDIAGGGATAAGMGHLVVMDDNAAELALSAYSVALWKDLVGDRPQRHEYSGCGTIWVAADEEEMDAALQKAQTLSGHGLLCEVLTPAALYAREPQLRAGLAGGLLVRGDGLVYPPKTTRILLDRAMRRGTITKRATVTAIEDHGVVLSDGTRHQAQHIVLAAGARSSTLLPELPIQPKKGHLAITDRYPGFVKHQLVELGYIKSAHAASGDSVAFNLQPRPTGQILIGSSRQFDTTDPAVEPAMLQRMLRHATTFTPRLEELNVLRTWTGFRAATPDGLPLIGPCSARRGLWLATGHEGLGITTSLATAQLLAGQIQNERTRIPFAPYLPGRFHV
- a CDS encoding (2Fe-2S)-binding protein, with protein sequence MSDALITISINAHDISVAHGVTVAAAIAMAGNTITRRSVSGAARAPLCGMGVCQECRVTIDGRAHQLSCQTLCADGMHVVTGAAA
- a CDS encoding FAD-dependent oxidoreductase yields the protein MKRFDVLVVGAGPAGLAAAHAAMTHGAQVGIVDDNPLAGGQIWRGGADIQPDQRGQRLWNELRDSRRMIFLPQTRVLYSPQPGHLQVQTPEASAALHYNKLILATGARERLLPFPGWTLPGVTGAGGLQALSKGGYPLQGKRVVVAGSGPLLLAAAATLRSKGAHIVAIVEQAATPALLRFGIGLLATPSKITQALHLGTQLRGVPYLRNSYVLSAHGDGTLQSVQIQRTGVPEVETLQCDYLACGYGLLPNVELAQALGCATASHNGQTVVKVGDMQRTTVPDIYCAGEGTGVGGVDLALAEGHIAGLAASGHANEAQEAMGRRAHWRKFADRLARAFALRSELRTLAGDDTIVCRCEDVCHGDLRTHTGWRSAKLQTRCGMGPCQGRICGGATEVLYGWRPDAVRLPISPARIASMIE
- a CDS encoding LacI family DNA-binding transcriptional regulator — its product is MKKNVATIRDVAAAAGVSTATVSKFVNGAQRFSPAVEATITEVIAKLGYRSNPLAASMITGRTKSIGLSVLDVSNPHFTSIVKGANRVALAHGYTLLLVDTEENPGRERPLLEALSRRVDGMIVFSRMLESEMDWMTELGKPLVFFGRLNRLEIPWVISDDHRGAYMLTRHLISLGHKRIAYLSFPRSRRDEERLGGIRECLAAHGLQLTTHEGSAPTAAEGERVCSAIMLGAEHPDALICYNDLMALGFMKAAQSLGFKLPEDMSVAGFDNIHYGLYTSPPLTTVDLQSERMGAIAMEKLIATIDGKEAPSTTMVEPQLILRSSTIKRN
- a CDS encoding aldose epimerase family protein — its product is MRRLPAALLAVVAVITAPALAGIRAEAYGVTAAGQPVEKVVLENERGMRLAYIDYGATLVAAEVADHHGKRTNIILSLPDLAAFERTRGRYGAVIGRYAGRIANARYTLDGKTVQLVPNGKGMAIHGDPQPYDKRVWRRQDFADKESIGSIYRLHSPDGDQNFPGAMDITVTYRLLRKRDEFRIEYQATTTAPTVLNLTNHVYLNLAGAAANTLADHRFQIYANRYLETNAVRIPTGALLDVAGTPFDFRHAASASARLPSVPGGYDHTLVLAKPLGAFARVATITAAARRLVVSTSEPSVQLYTVNGFDGTETGSEGVSYQRHGAFAFETQHLPDSPNHASFPTTALYPGQVFRSQTSFRFGDD